The DNA segment GAATATGAAACCTTTCCCTTTGAATTAGGCAGCGGTACGTATCTCGTAAAGGTGCTGGAAAACCGTTCCGGAAAAACCTATACGATCACCTTAACGCTGTCACTGGATGTTAAACTGGAAAATGAACAGATACCGTTTCTGTATCCGAATCAGACGGTAAACTATGATCAGCATTCGGCGGCTGTAAAAAAAGCCTTTGCATTGACCAAGGATGATGATACTGTACTGAAACGCATCGCAACACTCTATCATTATGTTGTCGATAATGTGAGCTATGATGAAAAAAAGGCGAAGGAAGTCGAGGATATTTATGTGCTTCCCGTTGTCGATGAAACACTGGAAAGCAAAAAGGGAATCTGCTTTGATTATGCAGCGCTGCTTACTGCCATGCTGCGCAGCCAGCAGATACCGACCCGTCTGGTAACCGGTAATACAACCATTGAATACCATGCCTGGATCGAGGTATATATAAAAGGAAAGGGCTGGATTACTCCGGATATCCTCCTGCAGGAAAAGAAATGGAGCCGTATGGATCCAACCTTTGCATCCAGCGATATTGATTACAAGGATGAATACGAAGATAAGTATTACTATTAAGAGGAGGGAATGCTATGACACATTCAACGTTACGTTCAGAGGAGATGTTTGATTTCTGTACGCAAATGTCGATGATACTTGCGGGAGGCATGTCAATCGAGGAGGGGCTGGAAATCATTTCGGAGGATACTGCAAATCCGCATATGAAGGAAGCCTGCAGTAAGCTGTTGGAAAAGCTTCCGCAGTGCGGTTCCTTTCACGCTGCATTAAAGGGGGAACCGTATTTTGACACCTATGCAAAGAAAATGGTGGAAATCGGTGAAATCAGCGGCCATCTGGACAGTGTAATGAAGGAGCTTGCTCTATATTATGAACGAAACAGTGATTTGAAGCAGTCCCTGAAGGAGGCACTGACCTATCCCTCCATTCTGCTGCTCATGATGTGGGCGGTTGTCGGTATTATCGTGTGGAAGGTGTTGCCGATATTTGAGAAGGTTTTAATGAATATGGGTGTTCCTCTGCAGGGAAGTGCAGCCTCTATGATGCGCTTTGGACAGGTGTTTGCTCTGGTGTCCTTTATTGTATTGACCGTTCTCCTGCTGACTGTCGTCGTTATGGTGCTGTCCTCCAGAAAAGCATCGGGAACGCCGTTGCTGTCCCGTCTATTCATAACCAGACGGCTTTACCATAATATGGTGATGGCAAAGATAACCTATGCATTATCCTTATTCATTACCAGTGGATATGAAATGGAGGAGGCGCTTACTTATCTGCAGGATGTGGTGGATGATGCAGCCACACAGCATAAAATCGATGCGTGTCAAACCGGCATGCAGGAGGGGAAAAGCTTTGTACAGTGTTTGCAGGATACCGCCTTGTACCAGGGAGTTTATGCAAGCATGATCATTACCGGATTTCACAGCGGGAAAAGTGATGAGGTAATGCAAAAGGTCAGCTCCTTATATGAGAAGGATGTGGATACGAGTATCTCTACCTTTCTGAATACGATTGAACCTGTTATTGTAATTCTTCTGTCTGTGATTGTCGGAATCATATTGCTCTCTGTAATGCTGCCGCTGATGAGCATTATGTCATCTCTTGGATGATGAGGCGAAGAGGAATTATGCTGAGTCTGCAGCTGTTGCTGTTTCTGGGGATTTTATCCATTCTGGTCTATGGATTCACATCCACAGATCAGGGACTTGGCAAGGAGGATACACAACGGGCAAAGGAAGCAATCCAGAAGGCGGCACTGGAGTGCTACAGCATTGAAGGTGCATACCCGCAGTCATTAGAATATCTGAAAAAGCATTACGGTCTGTATGTACAGGAATCAGCCTATCGGATTCGTTATCAGTATATCGGAGCCAATATCATGCCGGATATGGATGTATATCCAAGGAGTGAGCAGCCATGAGGAAACGACATTCTATTGATATTCTGTTTTCTTTATCGCTGTTTACCGTATTTGTGATCTGTGCATTTCTGGTGCTGCTGTTTCAGACAGGCAGTTACCGTTCAATCATAGCACAGGGAGAGCAGACAGAACGTCAGCATACACCACTTGCCTATGTGCGCGCAAAAATCAGAAGTGCAGA comes from the Erysipelotrichaceae bacterium 66202529 genome and includes:
- a CDS encoding type II secretion system F family protein — protein: MTHSTLRSEEMFDFCTQMSMILAGGMSIEEGLEIISEDTANPHMKEACSKLLEKLPQCGSFHAALKGEPYFDTYAKKMVEIGEISGHLDSVMKELALYYERNSDLKQSLKEALTYPSILLLMMWAVVGIIVWKVLPIFEKVLMNMGVPLQGSAASMMRFGQVFALVSFIVLTVLLLTVVVMVLSSRKASGTPLLSRLFITRRLYHNMVMAKITYALSLFITSGYEMEEALTYLQDVVDDAATQHKIDACQTGMQEGKSFVQCLQDTALYQGVYASMIITGFHSGKSDEVMQKVSSLYEKDVDTSISTFLNTIEPVIVILLSVIVGIILLSVMLPLMSIMSSLG
- a CDS encoding transglutaminase domain-containing protein, which translates into the protein MSMNFRRFLCAMMTLLLLSGCSGMKDEKNYPSEYETSPSPTMSELHLPKSPGDQVAVDTTGLVQIDYSNTSSGYLQAKLLRKPEKRMRLQITKDGVGNLAYDFTKENEYETFPFELGSGTYLVKVLENRSGKTYTITLTLSLDVKLENEQIPFLYPNQTVNYDQHSAAVKKAFALTKDDDTVLKRIATLYHYVVDNVSYDEKKAKEVEDIYVLPVVDETLESKKGICFDYAALLTAMLRSQQIPTRLVTGNTTIEYHAWIEVYIKGKGWITPDILLQEKKWSRMDPTFASSDIDYKDEYEDKYYY